GACGTCCACCCCCGGCTGCCCCACTGTCGGGGCCTCCGGCGCCACCGCCATCACCCCCATGAACGGTGCGAGGGGAATTCGGATGTTGTCGGCGAACAACGCCACCTCGGTTCCGTCCACCTCGGCGGTCCGGATGAAGTGGCGGACCGGCTCCATGTCCATCGGTTCGTCGCCAGGTGACGATCCGGGATAGTCGGGAGAAAAGACGCCGCTCGTCGCGCTCGTGTTGTTGATGCCGTACGGCACGCGGGTCTCGATCGAGAGGATCTGCACCTCGAGCATGTCGCCCGGCTCGGCATCCTCGATGTAGATAGGCCCGGTGATGACGTGCGCGCTCCGACCTTCGCGCGGGCGGTCGCCGCGGGTCAGCCAGAAGTCGATCACGTCCTGGAGAATCTCTTCCGGCGAGACGCCGAACTGGTTGAGGTAGCGTTCCGGATCCTCCGCCTGCGTCGCGCCGGCGTGGGTGAGGGTGTCAATCCGGACCGTTTCGCCCGACCGGATGGTCAGGACCGGTTCACGGTCGATCGGGAACCAGCCCCAGACGACATTCTCGGGTGTGGAAGGGACATGATGCGCCGGCTCGGCCGGCTGCGCGGCAGCCAGGCCGGGCGCGACACCAATGGCAGCGCAGAACACCAAGCCGACTAGG
The DNA window shown above is from Acidobacteriota bacterium and carries:
- a CDS encoding amidase, with protein sequence MSTVRHGLVGLVFCAAIGVAPGLAAAQPAEPAHHVPSTPENVVWGWFPIDREPVLTIRSGETVRIDTLTHAGATQAEDPERYLNQFGVSPEEILQDVIDFWLTRGDRPREGRSAHVITGPIYIEDAEPGDMLEVQILSIETRVPYGINNTSATSGVFSPDYPGSSPGDEPMDMEPVRHFIRTAEVDGTEVALFADNIRIPLAPFMGVMAVAPEAPTVGQPGVDVPGVQGSRPPGPFGGNLDVKDLAAGTTLYLPVFHPGARFYVGDPHSVQGDGEVSGTAIEQSLTGDFRFVLHKDRSIDGPRAENATHHILMGIDLDLDRALRKAVAATIDFLVEEYGVNRARAYSLASIAVDYRVAEAVDLTQVVTAFVPKAIFVDR